From the Paenibacillus sp. MMS20-IR301 genome, the window AAAGTCGTTGACGAACTTAAGTTCAACCGGCTCCATTTTAAAAATACCGGCTATCTGCTTCCTGGTGATATTCACAATCTCCTGTGTATCTATTCTCATCATCTCATACACCCCGTTCCTCATATTTGGACTTTCAGTATATTTCAGCAAATTCACGATTTGACAATAATTTTAACTAATTTAAAAGTATTATCGTCTATTTCTCATCTTTTGTTAATGGTTTTTGTTTAAATTTTAAAAAAATATGTTTCAAGTTGTGAGGAATCGGTTAATTATATGCTTTTTGTACAAGTTATACCCCTCTTACGCACAAACGGGATGCCTTCCGTACTCATTTGATGAGCAGGAGGCATCCCGTTTGCGGTGATGGCCTTATTATCCGGCTAATTAATTGCCGCTATTGTTGTAAATCAGTCCACGAACAGGGGCACCAGCTGAATGCCCTCTTCGGGCGATATGCGCACCAGCCCTTTGTCCGAGATCCGCAATGCGGGAATGACCGCCAGGGCCAGCAGAGACAGCGTCATAAAAGCGTAGTTCAGCGTGCAGCCTGCTTCATACAGTGCTTTGCTGATGGCAGCAGACTGGGCGGCAGCAATCTCGAACGGCTCTGCCGACATAAGTCCGGCAATGGCTAGCGGGAACAAGGTCGTTCCCGAAGACGTAATCACAGCGACACCGCCCTGTGCCTCCGCCACCGCATTAGCCGCTTCCGCCATAAGAACATCGTCGTTGCCGATGACCAGCACGTTATGGCTGTCATGGGCGACCGTCATGGCGATCGCCGCCGGCTCATGGAAGCCGATGCCCTGCACCACACCTACGGATTTATTGCCGGTTGCTTTATGCCGCTCCAGTACGGCGATTTTGCAGAGGCCGTCCTGAACCTGCAGCCTGGAGGCGGCTACCGGCAGATTGAGAATCAGCTCCCCGGTCTCCACATGATTCTCAATGACTTTGATGACCCGTGTTGCCAGAACTCCTGTGTCAACCGGCGCGTGGATTACGAAGTCCTCGGCTGTCGGCGTCTGCGCCAGATGTACAGAAGTTAATACTTCATCCGGGTAGGTGTAGGGATTCAGCTCAGCAGTCATAACCCCGTTCTCCGCTACGACCACACCAGCCGCAATCGTCATTACAACATTCACATCAGCCAGATTTCCGTCCAGCAGAATAATATCGGCGCAAGAGCCCGGTGTAATGGAGCCGATATCACGGGCTACCCCGAACCGTTCGGCGGTATTGATCGTCGCCATCTGGAAAGCGGTGACCGGCTTCAGTCCCTGGGAGATGGCATGGCGTACAACAAAATCCATATGCCCTTCATCCCGCAGCGATTCCGAGCTGCGGTCATCGGTCACCAGCATCATCCGCCGCGGATCAAGCCCGCGCTCTGTATGGGCAGTTAACGTCTTCGCCACATCATGCCAGGCGGAGCCGCGGCGCATTTTGGCATACATTCCGAGCCGGACGCGTTCAATAACATCCTCCGCCGTCACACACTCATGATCACCCGTTACCCCTGCCGCAGCATAGACCGGAAGTCTCCAGTCATCCGCAGGCCAGGTAAAATGCCCGTCAACATAACGCCCCGCGCGCAGTGTCGCCTGAATCTCCCCAAGCATCTTCTCATCACCGTAGACTACGCCGGGGAAATTCATCACCTCACCCAGGGCAATAACATCCGGCCCCCAGGTGTATGCCTCTGCCACTTCCTCCGGACCGATGGATGCGCCGGTCGTTTCAAATTCTGCCCCTGCCGAGGGTACGCAGGAAGCGACCTGCATGTATGCGGCCAGCGGCGTTCCGCGCATCTCATCCAGCATCAGCCGTATCCCCTTCAGTCCGAACACATTGGCAATTTCATGGGCATCAAAGAAACCGCCGGTGGTTCCCAGCGGCAGCACCGCCCGGGCAAATTCAGTCACAGTGAGCTGCGTGCTCTCAATATGGCAATGCCCGTCGAGCAGACCGGGCGCGATATATTTGCCCGCCGCATCAATGACCTGTGTCCCTTCTCCAATCGTATGCGATACATCTTTGCCGACATAGGCGATGCGGCCCCCCTGTACAGCAACAGACATGCCTTCAAGAATCTCTCCGGAACATACATTAACCAGCTTGCCGCCTGTTATCACCAGTGTAGCGGGCTGATCACCGCGGGCTGTAGCTACAAGCCCGGGCACGCAGTCCGCGAGCGGCTTTCTTGTATAACTCATAATGCACACTCCCTCCATTTATTAGTATCTATATTTATCTATTGCAACCGGACTGATTCAGTAACCAGTGCCGGCGAAAAAATATCTGAATCGTCTCGCCAGCCGTATCAGGCGAATGCCATTGCTCCTACAGGAGCATTTTGGGCGGAGTATAGTCTGGCTGAGGCGCCTCCGGCGGGACACTTCCCGCCGCTGGAGTGCCTGCGGCTGCGCGCCTCCGGCGGGACAGTTCCCGCCGCTGGAGTGCCTGCTTCCACAGGAGGCCTTTCACAAGAAATCCATCGGCTGAGGCAGCTCTACTCTTCTATTGTACGCTTTCCCTGCACCCATAAGCTCCCCACCGTAGATACCCCGACACTTTGTTACCCAGCCTATTATCTGCAGCTGCTGCTCCTGTAGCAAAAACGGCTCTGACGCCCTAACGGGACGCAAGCCGTTGTCTGAACAAAGTGGGCATAGAGCAAACCAGAACTGAAACAAATGAATGACAATTAGTAAAAGGCATATTTCTTTCTGGCCTACTTCTGGCGGTATCAGGGGTACTTTTGCACTTGATTTCAGCTATCCGCTCCAGCCAAATTGTGTTGATTCAAAACTCCATCTAATAAGTACGCCGGAATGCGGCTTCGGCGAAGGAGATAGAGAAAGAAACACTAACTATTGGAGTCAAATACGAACACCGCATGGCGCACACTTCAGGTAATTCTGAGACTTCGGATACTACAGGTACTATGGACACTACAGCCCTTATTCGCCCGTTTTTGTTTCATTTGACGAATTTGCGGACACCACGGCCCTTATTCGCCACTTTTGGCGGGCTATCTTCACTTTTCTAGCGAAATAACGGCGCTGATGTCCGTAAAACCCGGCATTGAGGCGCTTTTCCACATCTTAACGTCTCCCCTGTCCGTATCACTAGACTATTAACCTAAAAGCCAGCGCGTGACGGTCTACCTTATTGACTGAGATCTAGTTTTACCCCTTTTTTCGCTCATTCAGCCTATATTGGCAGAATTAAAGGGATTTTTACTCTTATTTCGCTCATTCAGCCTACATTGGGCGGGATTAAAGGGATTTTTACTCTTAATTCCACTCATTTAGCCTACTTTGGGCGGGATTAGAGGTATTTTTACTCTTAATTTCGCTCATTCAGCCTACATTGGGCGGATTTATGGGTATTTTCACCTTAATTTCACTCGTTCAGCGTACTTTGGGCGGAATGAAGGGCATTTTGCCGGTGGACCACAGCTTTCTCCCATTCGGCAGCAAACTGAGCATAGGTCACCCGGTTATTCGGATACGAAACAGCCTCCTCCGGTTCCTTGCTGCTTACCTTTCATCACTTACCGCATTTTTATGATTATCTTACTTCTGCCTCGTATACGTCAAGTGCTGCCTGTACGCCATGGCCGGCAGTAAGCACACATCCGTGACGCAGCAGCACAGCCTCCAGCGCTCCAAGCAGGCGCAGCACATTGTTCTCCCGGCAGCTGAAGCCCATCGTGCCGATGCGCCAGATCAAGCCCTTCAGCGGGCCGAAGGAGCTGGCAATCTCAATTCCGAAGCGGTTCAAGAGCATGGAGCGGACGGATTCCCCGTCTATTCCTTCCGGTATCAGCACGCAGGTTACCACCGTCAGCTTGCTGTCCGGATCGCCGTATAATTCCAGTCCCATCGCAGTCAGGCCTGCTACGAGAGCCTGCTCGTGCAGCCGGTGCCGGTCGTGCCGGGCCTCCAGTCCCTCCTCCAATACAAGCCGCAGCCCCTCCCGCAATGCATAGAGCATCGAAGTCATCTCCGTATGATGATTCAGCCGCTGCGGGCTCCAGTAATCCTGTAGCATGCCAAGGTCAAAGTAGTTGCTCCGGACAAACGGGAGCTCACCTGCTATAGCCTCGCCGGTTCTCAGCCCGCGCTCTACCTGTTTGCGCTTCAGCAGCTTCGCTTCAGCCCGTTCATTATACGTAACCGGAGCCATACCCGAAGGGACCGAGAGACATTTCTGCGTCCCGCCGATCACTGCATCCAGCATCCAGGCATCCGTCTCAACCGGCACTCCGCCGATGGTTGCCACTGCGTCTACTATCAGCAGGGCATCGTACTCCCGGCAAACCCGGCCGATTCCCTCCAGCGGCTGCACCCGGCCGGTGGAGGTTTCCCCGTGGACCATTGCCACAACATCCGGTTTAATGCTATGGATGGCTGCAATTACCTCTTCCGGCGGAAAAACACTGCCCCAGCTCTGCTCGATAGTGAAAACCTCCGCACCGCAGCGTTCAGCAATCTCATGCAGCAGATGGCCAAACCGGCCAAAGACCGGTATCAGTACCCGGTCTCCCGGTGCAATCAGACTGACCATTACCGCTTCAATACCCGAACGCGAGGTTCCGTCCACCGGATAAGCCCACTTATTGGTTGTCGCAAACAGTCCCCGCAGCATCTCCATAGTTTCGTTCATTATATCCGTGAATTCAGGATCAAATTGTCCCAGCACCGGAAAAGACATCGCCCGCAGCACACGCGGATCGACTTCCACCGGTCCCGGGGTCATAACACACCGCAAGGATGGCGACAAATCTTCATACCGCTTCATAACCCTTCCCCCCTCATGAATTCCAGAACCTCTTCAGACTGCTGAAGCATGCATAGATGGACTCCGGAACCTTAATTCTCTATTATCTATTCTTAATTACCATTCTTCTATCTCCGAACCCCTATCCTTCACCCTCTATCTTCTATTACGCCTTCCTCTGTATAAGCTAATTTATACAATATCGCCGCTAACACTTGCATTCCGGCGGCCAGCTCTTCCGGCGGTGTATATTCATCAGGAGCATGACTGATGCCTCCACGGCTCGGCACGAAGATCATCGCTGCCGGGCAAAGCGGCGCAAACAGCTGGGCATCATGCCCGGCCCCGCTGACCATTCTCAGGTATGTCTTGCCCTGCTCCAGACAGACTTGCTCCAGTGCAGCACACAGCTCCTTATCCATCGGAGCCGGAGTTGTCATTAGCACAGGCTGTATCTCCAGCTTCAAGCCGCGCCTTGCGGCAATTGCAGCGAATTCCTCCAGCACCTGCGGGCAATAGCGTTCCAGTATCCCGGCATCGCTATGCCGGATATCCAGCGTAAATTGCACCTCTCCCGGAATCACATTCGGTGTACCCGGATACACCTCAAGCCGGCCCGTTGTCGCTACCAGCGGGTCCCCTTCCTCCGCAGCGGAACGTTCCAGGGCGAGCAGCATTTCTGCACTGCCGGCCAGAGCATCCCGTCTAAGTCCCATGGGCGTAGTCCCCGCATGATTGGCTGTTCCGGAGACTGTAACGCGGTACCTCCGCTGGCCGGCGATCGCCTGCACCACACCGATCTGCCGGGCAGAGCGTTCCAGCACGATCCCTTGTTCAATATGCAGCTCCAAATAAGCAGCAATATCACTGCGGAGCGGGCGGGAAATAGTTACTGCAGCAGAACCTGCTGGGCCAGTAACCGCCGAACCCGTATCTACTGAACCTGTACCCGCCGCTCCAGCACCATCCGCCCCGGCATCATCATAGTCTTTCCCGCCCGCTGCTGCGGTCTCAGCCGAGACTCCGGCTGACGCAGCCTCTCCGCCCAGACCGCAAGCCTTCATCGCCGCTCCGAGCGTTACGCCTTCGGCATCAGCAATATCCTCACGGCTGCTGCCGTCATAGAGCCCGGTAACATTCCCCGAACCCCAGAAGGTCAGCGGAAACCGGCTGCCCTCCTCCTCACTGAAGGATACTACCTCTAAGCTGCGCAGCGGCCGGCCGAAGGTCTGCTGCAGATAATGCAGCACGGTGACCGCTGCCGCGATCCCATAGGCGCCGTCATACCGTCCGCCGTTCACTACAGTATCAATATGCGAGCCGGTCAGGATAACTTGTTCTGCCGCAGCAGCCCCCGAACCGGACAACCGGCCGTATATATTGCCAACCCGGTCCTGCCTGACCTCCAGTCCAAGCGACTTCATTCTCTGCTGCAAAAAAAGCTGAGCCCCGCACCATTCCGGAGTGTACAGCAGCCGGGTAACCCCAGGACCCGGGACACTGAAGGCCGCCAGTTCATCCAGCAGCTTCAGCAGCTCACCGGCGGGAACATTATGAACCGGCGGCTTCATAGCACCGGCCCGGCAGATCCGCCGGGCCGGATCCATTCCCCGCTGCTGCCGTCAACAAGCCCTTCAGCGGCAGTATACACTACCTTGCCGCGGCAGATTGTCGCCTGTACCCGGCAGGACAAGGTCATCCCCGCATAGGGGCTGTGCTTATGCCGGTACAGCAGATCCTCCGCCTGCAGCGTATAGGCAGCATGCGGATCGAGCAGCACAAGATCGGCGTCCATCCCTTCTGCAATGGAGCCTTTGCGGTGCTCCAGCCCGAACCGCCGGGCCGGCAGCGCCGACAGCAGGGCGGACATCTGCGTAACCGGAAGGCCGCGCTTCTGCACCCCTTCATGGAACATCAGCTCAAGGCTGCTCTGCGCACCGGAAATCCCGCCCCAGGCCTCGAAGAAGGACAGCCCCGGGGCCAGCTTCAAGTCCGCCGGACAAGGGGAATGATCTGAAGCTATGAGATCCACCCGGCCTGCTGCCAGCGCAGCCCACAGCCGGTCCTGTTCTTCGCGGCTGCGCAGCGGCGGAGCACATTTCGCCAGCGGCCCCAGCTCCTCCAGATCCTCCTCATTCAGCACCAGATAATGCGGGCAGGTCTCTGCCGTCACATCCAGCCCCCGCTCCTTAGCCTCATGAATCAGCTCCAAGGCGGCGGCGGTGCTGATATGCACGAAGTGCAGCCGGCAGCCGGTGCGCTCACTGTACAGCAGTGCCCGGGCCACCGCCTCAAGCTCCGCTTCAGGCGGCCGGGAAGCGGCGAAATCGCGCGCACCGCTGCGTCCTTCGCGGACAGCGGCTGCCCCAAGAGCCGCTGTCACCGCCTCACTCTCCGCATGCAAAGCCAGGATCCCCCCGGCAGCAGCGATGCGGACCATGCCCTGATAGAGGGTGTCGTCATCCACCTCACGGAACCGGCCCTCACCTTCACCGCCGGGATTCGAGATAAATGCCTTAAACCCGGCAACTCCCGCTGATGCCAGCTCCTCCAGCTCCTCCAGATTGCCGGGGACCAGCCCGCCCCACAGCATATAATCTACTGCCGAGTTGCCTGCCGCAGCTTCCGCCTTCAAGCGGAGCGCCGCCAGATTCACCGTCGGAGGATTGCCGTTAAGCGGCATATCCGCATAGCAGGTGCAGCCTCCGGCAGCCAGGGAGGCCGAGCCGCTGCGGAAGCCTTCCCAATGGCCAAAGGCCGGCTCATTGAAATGAACATGCATGTCAATCATTCCGGGCAGCACATATTGTCCGGCTGCATCAATGACCCTGCTCCCGCGTGAACTGCCAAGCGCTTCGCCGAGCATGGCAATTTTGCCGTGCTTCACGCCGATATCCAGCTTACGGACTTCCCCGGGAAGTACAACATCCCCGTTCCTGATAATGAGCTCATAGAATTCCTTCATGACAGGTCCACCTCCGTCTGTATATAGATGTGCCTAGCTGCCGCGGTAGGTGCTGTAACCTCCGGGTGCAACCAGCAGCGGTACATGATAATGTTCTGCCGGGTCCAGAATGCTGAAGCGGATCGGGATATGCTCAAGGAACAACCCCCCGGCCCGATTTGCCGCTGCTGTCACAGCTGCCGCCTCACCTGCAGCACTCCGGCACTCTCTGAAATAATCGCCGGCCATGAACAGCAGCTCATAGGTGCCGGCCAGCAGCTCTTCTCCAGCCAGCAGCGGAGCATCCAGCCTGCCGTCACTGTTCGTAACCGCCTCGCGCAGCAGCACAGGCGCCCCGCCGCCTAACCTCCACAGCTGAAGCGGCATACCGGCAGCAGGTTTTCCTTGCGCCAGGTCCAGTACATGCGTAGTCAGCCGCCCGCTCATAGCTCTTTGAGACATAGATTCGCTTGTTCCTTCTTGAGGCAGGCTCCCGCTCTGCCCGCTTTGAGGCCTCTGCTCTATCCCGGCCATGAATAACACCTCCTGCTGAGTAGTCTGAATTGTGCAACACAGCCCCCTCTATTCCACATTCAGCAGATCATCCAGCCTGAAGCGGGTAATCCGGCTGATTTCCCGCAGCGCCTGCTCCAGCTCCTCCTGCACAGAACGGTGAACCCGCTCAGCGATGGAGCTTATAATATCTTCTTTATTTTTGCCGCGCACAGCCAGGATGAACGGGAACCCGAATTTCTCAGTATAGGCCTTGTTCAGCTCCGTCAGCTGCGCGAATTCCTCCGGTGTCAGCCGGGTAAGGCCCGCCCCCTGCTGCTCCGCTGCCGACAGCGGACTGACCTCAAGCCTGGTTGCCAGATCAGGATGGGCCCGCAGCAGCCCAAGTATCTGCTCACCTTCCGCATTCCGCGCTGTATCCACCATGGAGTCATGCAGCTGCTGCACCGATACAAACGGCTGCTGCCCGTAAGTCCCTTCCGCTACCCAGGGTGAGTGCTCAAAAATCCCGCCCAGGCTCTCCACAAACTCCGTCCGTTCCATAACGTTAATCTGCTCCAGTGTTAATCTATCCGCCGGTACAGGCATTGGCCCTCCTCCATTCATCTAAATTTGCATAATTCAAATTCAAGCATTATCAAGAGTAAAAAAAGCCCATTCCCGCATTCAAGCCATCTACCTTGCCGCCAGCACCCGAAGTGCCGGATGCTTAGTGATTAAAGATGTCCGAACTGCATGAAATGGACCATTAGGACCTGTTGCTTTCATTGAGCTATAGCTATCCAATCCTCTATTTATTGCCTATAACAATGCTTATACGGTATCCCGCGGTTCAGAACCGCTGTTCCCGCACATATGGCGTTCCGAGAGATTCCGGTGTGCCGGAAGGCTTGTTGCGGTTGCGGTAACCGAGATACATCAGGACGAGAATCGTTACAACATAAGGAATCATTTTGAGGAAATAGGACGGCACTACACTGCCCAGCAGCTGAATGCGGAAGCCCAGTGAATCAAGCGCTCCGAAGAAGTAGGCACAGAAGAGTGCCCGCAGCGGATTCCATCGGGCGAAAATAACGAGCCCCACAGCGATCCAGCCCCGTCCGGCGGTAAGGCCCTCATTCCAGGTCGGCGCATAGGCCAGCACCATATCTGCACCAGCGAGCCCGATGAGTGCGGCTCCGGCGGTAACGTAGCTGTAACGGATCAGCTGGACCCGGATACCCATAACATCCGCAGTAGCCGGATTGTCCCCGACTGCCCGCAGATGCAGGCCCCATGAAGTATGGTGAATCAGCAGATGCAGCACAAGAACGAGCAGCAGGCTGAACCAGGTCAGATAATCCATCCGGCCGAAAATATCCCCGATCACCGGCACCGATTTCAGCGCTCCCAGATCCAGCTTGGGTGAAACCCCCGGCAGCGGAATTCCGCTGATTGACTTGCCGAGATAAGCGCTCAGCCCGCTGCCGAACAAAGTCATCGCCAGTCCCGACATCGTCTGGTTCGCCCGGAGCGTGACACATAAGAAGGAATGCACCATACCCAGAAGCGCGGTAATGACCACGGCGGAGAGCAGAGCAAGGATAAGATTCTCGCTGCGGATATAGACGATACATGTAGTCACCGCCCCCATCAGCATCAGCCCTTCCGCACCAAGCTGGATAATCCCGGCCCGTTCGGTCAGAATGCCTCCGAGTGTAGCCAGGAGCAGCGGGGTTCCGGCGGATATGGCTGCTATTAATAACTGTGTAGTGAAATCCATGGGTAAGCTCCCTTCTCTAAAAGCATGCTGTTATGCATTCCGGCGGACACGGAAACGGTGGATCATGTCGCCGGCAATCAGGAAGAACAGGATAGCACCCTGTAGCATTTCCGAGATAGACGAAGGCAGTCCGATGGTCTGTACACTGTAGCCGCCGACGATCAGTCCGCCGAACAGAACCGAAGTAACAATGAGGCCCAGCGGATTCAGCTTAGCCAGCCAGGCAACGATAATTGCCGTGTAGCCGTACCCCGGCGATATCCCCTGCATCAGCTTATGCGTAACCCCTGACACCTCAGCCATACCCGCAATCCCGGCAAGACCGCCGCTGATCAGCATGACGATGATGATGTGCTTCCTGATATGAATCCCGGCATAGCGGGCTGCTGTAGGATTAGCACCAATCAGGCGCAGCTCATACCCCCAGCGGGTGAATTTAATCATCAGATAATAGATAAGAACAGCCACCAGGCCAAATATCAGGCCGATATGCAGCCGTGTGCTTCCCAGTACAGGCAGCGACTGTGCGGCGGTGAACATCGGCGAGCCCGGGAAGTTGAAGCCCTTCGGGTCCTTCCATGGACCGAATACCACATAATCAAGCGCAAGCAGCGCCACATAGTTAAGCATCAGCGAGGTAATCAGCTCATTGACCCCGAAATGCGTCCGCGGAACAGCCGTCATGAGGCCCCAGAGCGCTCCGGCAGCGGTGCCGAAGACCAGCATCAGCGTAATGGACCAGAATGAAGGCAGGTCGGGAAAATAAATCGTTACCGCTGTAGCCGCCATGGCCCCTACAGTCAATTGGCCCTCTGCACCGATATTCCAGACGGAGATCCGGTAAGCCACCGCAATACCAAGTCCGCAGAGCAGCAGCGGTATGGCTTTGACCATCGTTTCTGTGAAGCCGTAGGAGGTCCCGAAGGCGCCGCGGAACATTTTCTCATAGACGACCAGCGGGCTCATGCCGTTGGCTGCAATGAACACCGCGCAGAGGAGCAAGGCCAGTATTACTGATAAAATAGGCGTCCACCAGGGTGAACGGGTACGGCTTGAATCATATTCCAGCCTGAGGGAGTACCACTTCCCGCCTTTATCCGGCAGGGGCTTCAGCACTGCAGTCTCACTTCCGGTATTCGAACTCATACGGCGCTTCCCTCCATCTCCCGGATTCCGGCCATCATCAGGCCGATTTGCTCCCGGTCTGCATGCTCATGATCGCTTTCACCTATAATTGAACCGTTATATATGACCAGAATCCGGTCGGATAACTGCAGCAGCTCATCCAGATCCTCAGAGATCAGCAGTACGCCGCTGCCGGAGCCCCGCAGCTCCATCAGCAGCTCATGAACACCTGCCGTCGCTCCTACATCCAGCCCCTGGGTCGGATGAACGGCAACCATCAGCTTCGGCTGATGACTGACCTCACGGGCGAAGAGCAGCTTCTGCTGATTCCCGCCGGACATTTGCTGCACGGGGGTATCCAGCTCCGGTGTCTTGACGTTGAAGCGGCGGACCAGCTCCTGTGACCAGGAGCGGTTCTTCGCGGCCTTCAGGAAGCCGAATTTGGAATGCTCTTCACTGCGGTAGGATTTGAACAGCAGGTTATCAACTGAACCCAGGCGCCCGGCCAGGCCGCTCTTCATCCGGTTCTCCGGCACATGCGAGATCCCTGAGTCAATCGCGCCTCTTACCGAGGCTGTTTTCACCGGGCTGCCGTCGAAGATGATTTCACCCGTCTTCCAGGTCCGAAGGCCCGTTAATACCTCCGCCAGCTCCTTCTGCCCGTTACCGGCCACCCCGGCGACACCTACAATCTCCCCTTCACGCACCGTGAGCGACAGGCCATCCAGCGCCTTGCGCCCGTGGTCGGCAGCCACATCCAGCTGCTTCACGATAAGCAGCGGCTCCCCGGCTGTCTCCTCCCGGTCCTGGCGGGTGATCGTAACCTCTCTGCCCACCATCAGCCGGGCAAGCTCCAGCTCATCCGTCGCTGCCGTGTCCAGAGTAGCAATCATCTTTCCTTTGCGCATGACAGAAATCCGGTCCGAGGAGGCCATGACTTCCTTCATTTTATGCGTGGTCATGATGACCGTCTTGCCCGCCTGCTTCATCACCTGCAGCGTTTCAAACAGCTGCTCGGCTTCACCCGGCGTAAGCACTGAGGTCGGCTCATCGAGAATGATAATATCCGCACCGCGGTATAGCGTTTTGACAATTTCAACACGCTGCTGCTCCCCGACGGACAGCTGCCAGATCGGCCGGTCCACAGGGAATTTCAGGCCGAACTTTTCGCCGAGCGCCTCAATTTCCTCGTACTTGTTCCTGATCCACCTGCTGCCACGCCAGAAAGACGACTTTTCGCCAAGCACGATGTTCTCCGCTGCCGTGAGGCTTTGCACCAGTCTGAAGTTTTGGAATACCATGCCTACCCCGAGGAGTGCCGCATCTTTCGGAGAACGGATTCTGGCTGCTTTGCCATGAATGAGAATTTCACCCGCATCCGCCCGGTACACACCTGAGAGCATACTCATGACTGTGCTTTTCCCTGCTCCGTTCTCACCTAGCAGCGCATGAATTTCACCCGCATTTGCCGAAAAATCGACTTGATCGCTGGCCGTTACAGAACCGAACTTCTTCACTATCCCGCGCATTTCAACCGAATGGTCCTGCATTGTGGGACGCTCCTTCCTGATAGTTATAGTATAAGTGGGGAAGGCTCCGACAACCGGAACCCGCCCCACCCATAAGCCGTGCTGTATTAGATTACATTGCCGCTGTTATTGCGGAATGGTACCTTCTACACCTTTTACCAGCCAATTCATGCCAAGCACTTCTTCAAGCGTCAGCTTCTGGCCGTCTTGAACCACCAAATTGCCCTTGTTATCAGAGATGGGGCCAGTGAATACATCCAGCTCGCCGCTGATAATCTTGGCTTTGGCATCTTCCACCAGCTGCTTCACATCATCCGGAACCTTATTGC encodes:
- a CDS encoding ABC transporter permease gives rise to the protein MSSNTGSETAVLKPLPDKGGKWYSLRLEYDSSRTRSPWWTPILSVILALLLCAVFIAANGMSPLVVYEKMFRGAFGTSYGFTETMVKAIPLLLCGLGIAVAYRISVWNIGAEGQLTVGAMAATAVTIYFPDLPSFWSITLMLVFGTAAGALWGLMTAVPRTHFGVNELITSLMLNYVALLALDYVVFGPWKDPKGFNFPGSPMFTAAQSLPVLGSTRLHIGLIFGLVAVLIYYLMIKFTRWGYELRLIGANPTAARYAGIHIRKHIIIVMLISGGLAGIAGMAEVSGVTHKLMQGISPGYGYTAIIVAWLAKLNPLGLIVTSVLFGGLIVGGYSVQTIGLPSSISEMLQGAILFFLIAGDMIHRFRVRRNA
- a CDS encoding ABC transporter ATP-binding protein; its protein translation is MQDHSVEMRGIVKKFGSVTASDQVDFSANAGEIHALLGENGAGKSTVMSMLSGVYRADAGEILIHGKAARIRSPKDAALLGVGMVFQNFRLVQSLTAAENIVLGEKSSFWRGSRWIRNKYEEIEALGEKFGLKFPVDRPIWQLSVGEQQRVEIVKTLYRGADIIILDEPTSVLTPGEAEQLFETLQVMKQAGKTVIMTTHKMKEVMASSDRISVMRKGKMIATLDTAATDELELARLMVGREVTITRQDREETAGEPLLIVKQLDVAADHGRKALDGLSLTVREGEIVGVAGVAGNGQKELAEVLTGLRTWKTGEIIFDGSPVKTASVRGAIDSGISHVPENRMKSGLAGRLGSVDNLLFKSYRSEEHSKFGFLKAAKNRSWSQELVRRFNVKTPELDTPVQQMSGGNQQKLLFAREVSHQPKLMVAVHPTQGLDVGATAGVHELLMELRGSGSGVLLISEDLDELLQLSDRILVIYNGSIIGESDHEHADREQIGLMMAGIREMEGSAV